A stretch of the Cyprinus carpio isolate SPL01 chromosome B4, ASM1834038v1, whole genome shotgun sequence genome encodes the following:
- the LOC109086199 gene encoding gastrula zinc finger protein XlCGF8.2DB-like — translation MAFIKVESEELTIEEAFRVKHEDTETLTDLMALKEENEVLNEIKKEDQYTNHHDFKTEEQSFSCSQTETTSIQERAQKSENISYFNCQDCGKSFTHKGSINRHMKIHTGEKPYSCPQCGKDFQQHGGLKVHMSIHTGERPFTCQQCGKRFKRIVNLDYHMRVHAGKSPFTCHQCGKNFCRKGTLDYHMRVHTERPYTCPHCTKSFSQKGKFEYHIRNHTREKPYICPQCGNGFIQKGHVIDHIRIHTGEKPFTCQQCGNSFRQKGCLNRHMKTHIGEK, via the coding sequence ACCTGATGGCACTGAAAGAAGAGAACGAAGTACTGAATGAAATCAAAAAAGAAGATCAATACACGAATCACCATGATTTCAAAACTGAAGAACAATCTTTTAGTTGTTCACAGACTGAAACAACTTCCATACAGGAAAGGGCTCAAAAGTCAGAAAATATAAGTTATTTCAACTGCCAAgattgtggaaaaagtttcactcaTAAAGGAAGCATTAACaggcacatgaaaattcacactggagagaagccttactcatgccctcagtgtggaaaggatTTTCAACAACATGGAggccttaaagtccacatgagtaTTCATACAGGAGAAAGGCCttttacctgccaacagtgtggaaaaagattCAAACGAATAGTAAACCTTGATTACCACATGAGAGTACATGCTGGAAAAAGCCCTTTCacctgccatcagtgtggaaaaaatTTTTGCCGAAAAGGAACCCTTGATTACCACATGAGAGTGCACACTGAGAGACCGTACACATGCCCTCACTGTACAAAGAGTTTcagccaaaaaggaaaatttgaataCCACATAAGAAATCACACTAGAGAGAAACCCTACATATGCCCACAGTGTGGAAATGGTTTCATTCAAAAAGGACACGTTATAGACCACATaagaattcacaccggagagaagccttttaCCTGTCAGCAATGTGGAAATAGTTTCCGCCAAAAAGGATGCCTTAACAggcacatgaaaacacacattgGAGAGAAGTAA